Proteins encoded together in one Candidatus Neomarinimicrobiota bacterium window:
- a CDS encoding ferritin family protein translates to MSRFEEIIEFAIDQEIKAARRYERLADLVENPRAREMLLRIKTMEEEHRKKLENLDISEFLNYTDKPIPDLHLSDEKDIQSKLKDLTPEDILVMADDFENDARELYLTLADRVPVGSATRDLFLKLAEEEARHKYDIESQLKSGI, encoded by the coding sequence ATGTCCCGCTTTGAAGAAATTATCGAATTTGCCATTGATCAGGAAATAAAAGCTGCCCGCCGTTATGAACGTCTTGCCGACCTCGTGGAGAATCCCCGTGCCCGCGAAATGCTCCTCCGGATAAAAACCATGGAAGAAGAACACCGGAAAAAACTGGAAAATCTGGATATCAGTGAGTTTCTGAATTATACAGACAAACCGATCCCGGATCTCCATCTGAGTGATGAAAAGGATATTCAATCTAAATTAAAGGATTTGACGCCGGAAGATATCTTGGTTATGGCAGATGATTTTGAAAATGATGCCCGTGAACTTTATCTGACACTGGCAGACCGGGTACCTGTAGGATCGGCAACCCGGGATCTTTTTCTGAAACTTGCCGAAGAAGAGGCCCGGCATAAATACGACATTGAATCACAATTAAAATCCGGAATTTAA
- a CDS encoding 1-acyl-sn-glycerol-3-phosphate acyltransferase, giving the protein MVFYVIKPFCTLLRLICGVRIHVEGRENIPSKNGYLVVGNHYSYVEVVSTMSVVSAVPVSKSEIRNWPIFGHAARLGGTVFVDREKGGLSGAYIEVLMNTLRKGINIIFFPEGTTTDGTYLKRFKSALFVPANRLKVPVLPIVSTVTAIDGKPVPSDQRDLIAWYGGAPFVPHAMRLLAFRRIDLKFKIGEPIIPDYDDSSIDERREFARLVQNRMDAALWEIAPDYQGIRDE; this is encoded by the coding sequence ATGGTTTTTTATGTTATCAAGCCCTTTTGTACTCTGCTCCGCCTGATATGCGGAGTCCGAATTCACGTGGAAGGAAGGGAAAACATTCCCTCCAAAAACGGGTATCTGGTTGTCGGAAACCATTACAGTTATGTGGAAGTAGTCAGTACCATGTCTGTCGTTTCGGCCGTTCCCGTTTCTAAATCGGAAATCCGCAACTGGCCCATTTTCGGTCATGCCGCCCGGCTTGGAGGAACCGTTTTTGTGGATCGGGAAAAAGGGGGATTGTCCGGGGCATATATTGAAGTCCTCATGAATACATTGCGAAAGGGCATCAATATTATCTTTTTTCCGGAGGGAACGACCACCGACGGCACTTACCTGAAACGTTTCAAATCCGCTCTCTTTGTCCCCGCCAACCGGCTTAAGGTCCCTGTGCTGCCCATTGTAAGCACTGTTACGGCCATCGATGGAAAACCGGTTCCTTCTGATCAGCGGGATTTGATTGCATGGTATGGCGGTGCTCCATTTGTCCCTCATGCCATGCGCCTGCTTGCTTTCCGCCGGATTGACCTGAAGTTTAAAATTGGCGAACCGATTATTCCCGATTATGACGATTCTTCAATTGATGAAAGACGGGAATTTGCCAGGCTCGTCCAAAACCGGATGGATGCAGCACTATGGGAAATTGCCCCCGATTATCAGGGGATCCGGGACGAGTAA
- a CDS encoding histidine phosphatase family protein, which yields MNLVLMRHGLAEPRERHHDSDSDRNLTNEGRLKLMQFIPLIHPWFPKPDRLLTSPAIRTQQTAEILCDILHVNRDEIQVDPLILNGSAGEIVSQLVEMDLPSCLWIVGHQPTLGQLLSVLIGLDVFRGFHMSPGDCALVSFQDKPDINEGRLLSYASPRLIDRSM from the coding sequence ATGAATCTCGTGCTTATGCGCCATGGTCTGGCCGAACCCCGGGAGAGGCACCATGACAGCGATTCAGACAGGAATTTAACGAATGAAGGACGCCTGAAACTCATGCAGTTTATCCCCCTGATCCATCCGTGGTTTCCCAAACCGGACAGACTTTTAACCAGCCCGGCCATCCGGACACAGCAGACGGCAGAAATTCTGTGTGATATATTGCATGTAAACAGGGATGAAATTCAGGTTGATCCTTTGATCCTGAATGGTTCTGCAGGGGAAATTGTTTCACAGCTGGTGGAGATGGATCTGCCCTCCTGTTTATGGATTGTCGGGCACCAACCTACCTTGGGACAGCTCCTGAGCGTTCTGATAGGACTGGATGTTTTCCGGGGTTTTCATATGAGTCCAGGCGATTGTGCCCTCGTGTCTTTTCAGGATAAACCGGATATCAATGAAGGACGTTTGCTCAGTTATGCTTCCCCCAGGTTGATAGACAGGTCGATGTAG
- a CDS encoding HD domain-containing protein, with translation MKSFQLSSEILASKSKDELIDIIRIIQDRVNVFVSVGTSLSTEKNQDVLLENIVTYAKKLTGADAATLYMMSEDEKKLRFSIVHTDSMNIRMGGTSGNPIDWYPVKLYNEDGSPYLEMVAAYVALKKETLNFEDVYDVKDFNFTGTRQFDRKTGYRTQSMLALPMLNHVNEVIGVLQLINAKDESGNTIAFCPEFQALTEALASQAAVAITENRLINGLEELLNSIIRVIASAIDEKSKYTSGHIERVAKLAVYLAQQISESRDGVYKDVRYSDEKIEEIRFAGLLHDIGKITTPEYVVDKSTKLETIYDRIRTIFLRFELLKKDREIEMWKALAGTPQDDSSRAERENLMKELEEEIRKISEDYAFIQRMNTGGEFLKPEYKNRICDIARYTVTIDGKSTPILTDDEILNLHISKGTLTEEERQIINNHAVVTDKMLSQLPFPKKLKNVPEYAANHHERMDGSGYPKGLKAEDLELPARIMAMADIFEALTAPDRPYKKGKTLSEAMKIMEFMVKDYHIDPDLFAFFKEAKVYRWYAEKFMNPEQIDMD, from the coding sequence ATGAAATCCTTTCAGCTTTCTTCCGAGATTCTTGCTTCCAAATCCAAAGATGAACTGATAGATATTATCAGAATCATTCAGGACCGGGTCAATGTTTTTGTCTCGGTAGGGACATCCCTCAGTACGGAAAAAAACCAGGATGTCCTCCTGGAAAATATTGTAACCTATGCGAAAAAATTAACCGGTGCCGATGCCGCAACGCTTTATATGATGTCGGAAGATGAAAAAAAACTCAGGTTTAGCATTGTCCATACAGATTCCATGAATATCCGGATGGGGGGGACATCGGGAAATCCCATCGATTGGTATCCGGTGAAATTGTATAATGAGGATGGATCGCCCTATCTGGAGATGGTTGCGGCGTATGTTGCATTGAAGAAGGAAACCCTGAACTTTGAAGATGTGTACGATGTAAAAGATTTTAATTTTACCGGTACACGGCAGTTTGACCGAAAAACCGGTTACCGGACTCAGTCCATGCTGGCTCTGCCAATGCTGAACCATGTAAATGAAGTGATTGGTGTACTCCAATTAATCAATGCAAAAGACGAATCGGGGAACACCATTGCCTTCTGTCCTGAATTCCAGGCGCTGACGGAAGCTCTGGCCAGTCAGGCCGCCGTGGCCATTACGGAAAACCGTCTTATCAATGGACTTGAAGAATTATTGAATTCCATCATCCGTGTAATTGCTTCGGCGATTGATGAAAAATCCAAATATACAAGTGGTCACATTGAACGGGTGGCGAAACTGGCAGTGTATCTGGCACAACAGATTTCTGAAAGCCGGGACGGTGTTTACAAAGATGTCCGCTACAGTGACGAGAAAATTGAGGAGATCCGTTTTGCCGGCCTTCTTCACGATATCGGTAAGATTACCACACCGGAATACGTGGTGGATAAATCCACAAAACTGGAAACCATTTATGACAGGATCCGGACGATTTTTCTCCGTTTTGAATTGCTGAAAAAAGATCGTGAAATAGAGATGTGGAAGGCTTTAGCAGGAACGCCGCAAGATGATTCTTCCAGAGCTGAACGGGAAAATCTGATGAAAGAGCTGGAAGAAGAAATCCGGAAAATCAGTGAGGATTATGCCTTTATTCAGCGGATGAATACAGGGGGTGAGTTTCTCAAACCCGAATACAAGAACCGGATTTGCGATATTGCACGGTATACTGTTACGATAGATGGAAAAAGTACGCCTATCTTAACGGATGATGAGATTCTTAATCTGCATATTTCCAAAGGTACACTGACCGAGGAAGAACGGCAAATCATTAATAATCATGCGGTTGTCACTGATAAAATGCTCTCACAGCTTCCATTTCCCAAGAAATTGAAAAATGTTCCCGAGTATGCTGCCAACCACCATGAACGCATGGACGGTTCGGGATATCCCAAGGGACTTAAAGCGGAAGATTTGGAATTGCCGGCGCGTATCATGGCCATGGCCGATATTTTTGAAGCCTTAACAGCGCCGGACAGACCCTACAAAAAAGGGAAAACACTTTCTGAAGCCATGAAAATCATGGAATTTATGGTGAAGGATTATCATATCGATCCGGATCTGTTTGCCTTTTTCAAGGAAGCTAAAGTATACCGCTGGTATGCAGAAAAATTCATGAATCCCGAACAAATTGATATGGATTAG
- a CDS encoding MotA/TolQ/ExbB proton channel family protein: protein MDIATLFGLLIGLGLIAFGMMDESFSIPHTFLNWNAMAVVLGGTLAATMINYPFKQFLGLLKVTGKAFARHHQESLKTIHQLVGYSKLIRAKGLLSLEDQLPEMKNRFMQTGIEMALIEKDSKKLERFLRSELTNMVIRHKNGQEMFYNMGSYAPAFGLLGTVMGLILMMTQQSQVTGVMTFAQDTQVMMTSLLSGMGRALVTTFYGVLLANLIFIPIGGKLKTRSDEEIFINEIILTGILSLHAREHPLIMEEKLLTFIPKAEKDFLKHHD from the coding sequence ATGGATATTGCAACACTTTTCGGCTTACTTATCGGACTTGGACTCATTGCCTTTGGCATGATGGATGAATCATTCAGCATTCCTCACACCTTTCTGAACTGGAATGCCATGGCGGTTGTGCTGGGAGGGACCCTGGCCGCCACAATGATCAATTATCCCTTCAAACAATTTCTCGGCCTTTTGAAAGTGACGGGAAAAGCTTTTGCCAGACATCACCAGGAAAGTCTGAAAACCATTCATCAGCTTGTGGGTTACAGCAAGCTGATTCGTGCAAAGGGCCTGCTTTCCCTGGAAGACCAACTGCCGGAGATGAAGAACCGTTTCATGCAAACGGGTATTGAAATGGCACTTATCGAAAAAGACAGCAAAAAACTTGAGCGATTTTTAAGAAGTGAACTGACCAATATGGTTATTCGCCACAAGAACGGCCAGGAGATGTTTTATAATATGGGATCCTATGCTCCGGCATTCGGGCTCTTGGGGACCGTGATGGGTCTTATTCTGATGATGACCCAGCAGAGTCAGGTCACCGGAGTGATGACTTTTGCCCAGGACACCCAAGTGATGATGACATCCCTGCTAAGTGGCATGGGAAGAGCCCTGGTAACCACATTTTACGGAGTTCTCCTTGCAAACCTTATTTTTATCCCTATTGGTGGAAAACTGAAAACCCGGTCCGATGAAGAAATCTTCATTAACGAAATCATCCTGACAGGCATATTAAGTCTTCACGCCCGGGAACATCCCCTGATTATGGAAGAAAAACTTCTGACCTTTATTCCCAAAGCTGAAAAAGATTTTCTGAAACACCATGACTGA
- a CDS encoding OmpA family protein, whose product MTDDRMRYKTFDRDGWKIIYASLLTGILAFFLLFVSRATNEATSVFSFSDNLTARIGRQLEQIREREGMDWLYIENTGTKGIKILIPSRVENQPFFNSASDEINPNFYPYLAQLVSLINETDLPLLEAMYREQIARIESYGYYIDTDIRIEGHSDQQPIRTQRFSDNWDLSTARAYQVMQYLQYRLPVPEDYFSIAGYGSFHPLHDVRNWDENRRVEIYIKVNMINRRGGTS is encoded by the coding sequence ATGACTGATGACAGGATGCGTTATAAAACATTCGACAGAGACGGCTGGAAAATTATATACGCCTCCCTGCTTACGGGGATTCTGGCCTTTTTCCTCCTCTTTGTCAGTCGGGCGACCAATGAAGCGACATCCGTATTCAGTTTTTCAGACAATCTGACAGCCCGGATCGGCCGTCAGCTGGAGCAGATCAGGGAACGGGAAGGAATGGATTGGCTGTATATTGAAAACACAGGAACAAAAGGGATTAAAATTCTCATTCCCTCCCGGGTGGAAAACCAGCCCTTTTTTAATTCAGCATCGGATGAAATCAACCCCAATTTTTATCCCTATCTGGCACAGCTTGTGAGTCTGATCAATGAAACCGACCTTCCCCTGCTGGAGGCGATGTACCGGGAACAGATTGCCCGGATTGAATCCTATGGATACTACATCGATACGGATATCCGAATTGAAGGACATTCGGATCAGCAACCTATCCGAACACAACGGTTTTCGGATAATTGGGATCTGTCCACAGCCAGGGCTTATCAGGTGATGCAATATCTGCAATACCGCCTGCCTGTGCCGGAGGATTATTTTTCGATTGCGGGATACGGCTCCTTTCATCCTTTGCACGATGTCAGAAACTGGGACGAGAACCGCCGGGTCGAAATCTATATTAAGGTGAATATGATAAACAGGCGGGGCGGAACATCATGA
- a CDS encoding flagellar motor protein MotB, translating into MKLFSTRQDTLSSRERAVRSGWILSFGDIMTLLLTFFIMMIARQSGEISRIHRWTHDRLQETGREIRLAIEKQDLSAFTVNYHSKGVQITISGESLFNPGEAEPLPEFRRQLTDLAHAIRTLDILDLTQTEHRQLLRELRENGLAWQVEIRIEGHTDNVPLGPNVRFRDNWELSAARAQSVMRILHQETEIPEERFAVAGFGEFNPVASNETESGRNRNRRVEIYIDASIQKIQ; encoded by the coding sequence ATGAAACTTTTTTCCACACGGCAGGACACCTTGTCCAGTCGTGAAAGGGCTGTCCGCTCCGGGTGGATTCTCTCTTTTGGTGATATCATGACCCTTTTGCTGACATTTTTCATCATGATGATTGCCCGTCAGTCAGGTGAAATCAGCCGGATCCACCGGTGGACCCATGACCGGCTGCAAGAAACCGGCCGGGAAATCCGTTTAGCCATTGAAAAGCAGGATTTGTCAGCCTTTACTGTGAACTATCATTCAAAAGGCGTACAGATTACCATCAGCGGTGAATCGCTGTTTAATCCGGGAGAGGCAGAACCCCTTCCGGAGTTCAGGCGTCAACTGACAGATCTGGCACATGCGATTCGCACTCTGGATATTCTGGATTTGACTCAAACGGAACATCGGCAGTTGCTTCGGGAATTGCGGGAAAACGGCCTGGCCTGGCAGGTGGAAATCCGCATAGAGGGACATACGGATAATGTCCCCTTAGGTCCTAATGTCCGGTTTAGGGACAACTGGGAATTGAGCGCCGCCCGGGCCCAGAGTGTGATGCGGATTCTACATCAGGAAACAGAAATTCCTGAGGAACGTTTTGCCGTGGCTGGCTTTGGTGAGTTCAACCCTGTGGCGTCCAACGAGACTGAATCGGGGAGAAACCGGAACCGGCGTGTAGAAATCTATATTGATGCTTCCATTCAAAAAATTCAGTAA
- the ychF gene encoding redox-regulated ATPase YchF, producing the protein MELGFIGVKFSGKSTLFELLTGNHFEILRSGLAESRRGRVVVPDPRVDNLSDIFKPKKTTHATFNCIDIMGIPSGNRHDTSSKYLEAVRQVDGLVAVVRVFEGYGDDGKPVTINPPGEIRHLEEEIQFADLVVAESRLEKVEHLKQRGAPQYDKHEHEILIRCKEALDEGQPIREIPFTEEEEKRIRGFQFLSAKPLLAILNCSDTLYENRDAYIREVKEKFPNMAVTAVSALSEKEIQELEEDDRALFMEELGIDEPAIHHVIRAAYEGLGLLSFFTVGEDEVKAWTLRQGLTAPAAAGVIHSDLEKGFIRAEVISYDVFMETQSMTKAKANGQVRLEGKDYVVQDGDILNIRFNV; encoded by the coding sequence ATGGAACTTGGATTCATCGGCGTTAAATTTTCCGGAAAAAGCACCCTTTTTGAACTTCTCACCGGGAATCATTTTGAAATCCTCCGGTCCGGTCTGGCGGAATCCCGGCGGGGAAGGGTGGTAGTTCCTGATCCTCGTGTGGATAACCTTTCTGACATTTTCAAGCCGAAGAAAACGACGCATGCCACATTCAATTGCATTGATATCATGGGTATTCCGTCAGGGAACCGGCACGATACATCTTCAAAATATCTGGAAGCGGTTCGTCAGGTGGATGGCCTGGTGGCGGTTGTCCGTGTTTTTGAAGGCTACGGGGATGACGGGAAACCTGTTACCATCAATCCTCCCGGTGAAATCCGGCATCTGGAAGAGGAAATACAATTTGCCGACCTGGTAGTTGCTGAAAGTCGCCTTGAGAAGGTGGAACATCTGAAACAGCGGGGAGCTCCCCAGTATGATAAACATGAACATGAAATTCTGATACGGTGCAAAGAAGCGTTGGACGAGGGTCAGCCTATTCGTGAAATCCCTTTTACGGAGGAAGAAGAAAAGCGAATCCGGGGATTCCAGTTTTTGTCCGCCAAACCCCTCCTGGCAATTCTGAACTGCAGCGATACGTTGTACGAGAATCGGGACGCTTATATCCGGGAGGTGAAAGAAAAATTTCCGAATATGGCTGTAACCGCTGTATCAGCCCTGTCAGAAAAGGAGATTCAGGAGCTGGAAGAAGATGATCGGGCGCTTTTCATGGAAGAACTGGGGATCGATGAACCGGCCATTCATCATGTCATCCGGGCGGCTTATGAAGGACTTGGACTTTTAAGTTTTTTTACAGTTGGAGAAGATGAGGTCAAAGCCTGGACACTCCGGCAGGGACTCACAGCACCTGCAGCAGCCGGTGTTATACACTCCGATCTGGAAAAGGGGTTTATCCGGGCGGAAGTCATTTCTTATGATGTGTTTATGGAAACCCAATCCATGACAAAAGCGAAAGCGAATGGTCAGGTCCGCCTGGAGGGAAAAGACTATGTTGTACAGGATGGTGATATATTAAATATTCGATTTAACGTATAG
- a CDS encoding DUF134 domain-containing protein, with protein MARPQKNRHVKNPPRFRQFKPLGIPSRQLDELILSLDEYEALRLADGERYNQSRAAELMGISRPTFTRLIESARYKMAEFLEKGPLLTIDGGAVHFLKDQWWCRKCGHAFSGELVTHPGQCPQCGSTDLHSLAERYGHGICCRESSNYF; from the coding sequence ATGGCCAGACCGCAAAAAAACAGGCATGTTAAAAATCCACCCCGTTTCAGACAGTTCAAACCCCTGGGAATTCCTTCGCGGCAACTGGATGAACTTATTCTTTCCCTGGATGAATATGAAGCACTCCGGCTTGCAGACGGCGAGAGATATAACCAGTCCCGGGCGGCGGAGCTGATGGGCATTTCGCGTCCTACCTTTACAAGACTGATCGAAAGCGCCAGGTATAAAATGGCGGAATTTCTAGAAAAAGGTCCTCTTCTCACGATCGACGGAGGTGCCGTTCACTTTCTGAAGGATCAGTGGTGGTGCCGGAAATGCGGCCATGCCTTCAGTGGCGAATTGGTAACCCATCCCGGTCAATGTCCCCAATGCGGCAGTACGGATCTCCACTCCCTGGCAGAAAGATACGGCCATGGAATATGTTGCCGGGAATCATCAAATTATTTTTAA
- a CDS encoding GatB/YqeY domain-containing protein, which yields MTTYLEKIQLDLKDAMKKRDAVRTRTLRMLLSKLKEKRIEVLHDLKEEEELTVIRKAAKERQDSARTYQEAGRTDLAEKEEEELKIIETYLPAEMDDEAIRQIVRKIIRKSGAESIRDLGKVMGPAMKELTGRADGKRVQIIVREELGG from the coding sequence ATGACTACATATCTTGAAAAAATTCAGCTTGATTTAAAGGACGCCATGAAAAAACGGGATGCCGTGCGTACCCGAACATTGCGAATGCTCCTATCCAAATTGAAAGAGAAACGCATTGAGGTGCTCCACGACCTGAAAGAAGAGGAAGAGTTGACGGTAATCCGGAAAGCAGCCAAAGAACGCCAGGATTCTGCCCGGACTTATCAGGAGGCGGGCCGGACTGATTTGGCGGAAAAGGAAGAAGAGGAGTTGAAAATTATTGAAACGTACCTTCCTGCGGAAATGGACGATGAAGCCATCCGTCAGATAGTCCGAAAAATTATCCGAAAAAGCGGGGCCGAAAGTATCCGGGATCTTGGAAAGGTTATGGGACCGGCCATGAAAGAACTGACCGGCCGTGCAGACGGGAAACGGGTCCAAATAATAGTTCGGGAAGAACTGGGAGGTTAA
- a CDS encoding CvpA family protein yields the protein MHWMDILAIIIVAWFVVKDYFNGLILSSFRLIGLVLGIIIGSNYSVSVGNALFGRFDWNPTLIMALGFVVIFLGVVIISQILANLIRAALNLVLLGWVDKLGGIALGVLKAVIVLSVIFWIFDLMPNNNWVPKIKQNAKSYELLERVVPVVHKTLIEPFFDEGKLRQQLNNRVREDILPAIQGTTEEFARHLRQMDAFDFQEQQYLVENFKKLPLPERKEIMLKLKKGGQEMREAIERLNQGL from the coding sequence ATGCACTGGATGGATATCCTGGCCATTATCATTGTTGCCTGGTTTGTAGTAAAAGACTATTTCAACGGATTGATTTTAAGCAGTTTCCGGCTGATTGGGCTGGTGCTGGGTATTATCATCGGATCAAATTACAGTGTGAGTGTGGGGAACGCCCTTTTTGGCCGTTTTGACTGGAATCCCACCCTGATCATGGCACTGGGATTTGTCGTCATTTTCCTCGGTGTTGTGATTATATCACAGATTCTGGCCAACCTGATCCGGGCAGCTCTGAACCTTGTCCTTTTAGGCTGGGTGGATAAACTGGGTGGTATTGCCCTGGGCGTTTTAAAGGCCGTGATTGTCCTGAGTGTTATTTTCTGGATTTTTGATCTGATGCCCAACAATAACTGGGTTCCTAAAATTAAACAGAATGCTAAAAGTTATGAACTTCTTGAACGCGTTGTTCCTGTGGTTCATAAAACCCTCATTGAACCCTTTTTTGATGAAGGCAAACTTCGTCAGCAGTTGAATAACAGAGTCCGGGAGGATATTCTGCCGGCAATCCAGGGTACGACAGAGGAATTTGCCAGGCACCTTCGCCAGATGGATGCTTTTGATTTTCAGGAACAGCAGTATCTTGTGGAAAATTTTAAGAAACTGCCCCTGCCTGAGCGAAAAGAGATTATGCTGAAATTAAAAAAGGGGGGACAGGAAATGCGTGAAGCCATAGAACGATTGAACCAGGGATTATGA
- a CDS encoding endonuclease MutS2, with protein sequence MIHPEAVLGFDRVRRLLRAETFTEKAGDLAGNLHSFQPPETFRKTQDLILEMRDLIALDTALPLSGFSDQIHIFKRAAVQGTALSGEELFTLGSILQTGRQIREYFKHRPDKYPLLRKRVLDPTVDLQTLERGILSVIDEGGTIADHASPALHAIRKKIRRLNQRIFQEVQKISAKLAEDQVAVSDQVLFRNGRHVIPVRASRKNQIQGVIHDQSQTGQTFYIEPLTIVVMNNELREAQLAEREEIHRILQALTDKVRENLEDFQALTTMLEDLDFIHAAGRIAVRYVCDKPSEETDVFRIVNGRNLELAVQRDVVPLTFSLEKGKRGIVITGPNAGGKTVALKTVGLLVLMNQAGLLIPAEASSSLPVFDRIFVDIGDEQSIEGDLSTFSSHILRIRTILEHATHESLVLIDELGTGTDPDEGAALAEGILRELMLRGTTTFATTHHGALKTLAFEIDELENGSMMFDDKTLSPTYEFRLGIPGSSYAIEIARRYHLDPRVIETAVMRVGKSREKLERLIQDLQRKIFRYDTLLKDIRKREEHLKKDTEHIQEKLKTIDTKYKKAEREALKRAELIIADLQKELEGAIREIRESGAETASIHKARQTFTQIKSRVQIRQEKTADPGKTVLKMKDLNVGDEVWIRSLGQNGRVVEINNQKHRVWVDVDGSRMRLDLSWLDKARKKPQRVETHVERSSDTISHRIDLRGFRTEEALSSLDRFIDRAVVGRLSRVEILHGTGYGILKKFIEEFLTKDRRVLSFEEAPWDQGGAGVTFVKLNV encoded by the coding sequence ATGATACACCCCGAAGCGGTCCTGGGGTTTGACCGGGTCCGGCGTCTTCTCCGGGCGGAGACCTTTACGGAAAAGGCCGGTGACCTGGCAGGTAATTTGCATTCTTTCCAACCTCCTGAAACCTTCCGGAAAACACAGGATTTAATCCTCGAAATGCGGGATCTCATTGCCCTGGATACGGCACTTCCCCTCTCCGGTTTCAGCGATCAGATCCATATTTTTAAACGTGCAGCTGTACAGGGAACGGCCTTATCGGGTGAAGAGCTCTTCACGCTGGGATCCATTCTTCAAACCGGCCGGCAAATCCGGGAGTATTTCAAGCACAGGCCTGATAAGTATCCTTTATTACGCAAGCGGGTCCTGGATCCTACGGTTGATTTACAGACCCTTGAACGGGGTATATTGTCCGTTATTGATGAAGGCGGAACAATTGCCGACCATGCTTCACCGGCACTCCATGCTATTCGGAAAAAAATCCGCCGGCTGAACCAGCGAATTTTCCAGGAAGTGCAGAAGATTTCGGCAAAATTGGCTGAAGATCAGGTAGCTGTCAGTGATCAGGTTTTATTTCGGAACGGTCGTCATGTAATTCCTGTCAGAGCCAGCCGGAAAAATCAGATCCAGGGAGTTATTCATGATCAAAGTCAGACAGGGCAGACCTTTTATATTGAACCTTTGACCATTGTGGTTATGAACAATGAATTAAGGGAAGCCCAATTGGCCGAAAGGGAAGAGATACACAGGATTTTACAGGCACTGACTGACAAGGTTCGGGAGAATCTTGAGGATTTTCAGGCACTCACAACCATGTTGGAAGATTTGGATTTCATCCATGCTGCCGGAAGAATTGCCGTCCGCTATGTGTGTGATAAGCCCTCGGAAGAGACTGATGTATTTCGTATTGTCAATGGACGGAATCTGGAACTGGCGGTCCAGCGGGATGTGGTTCCTCTTACGTTCTCCCTGGAAAAAGGGAAAAGGGGCATCGTAATTACCGGTCCCAACGCCGGGGGAAAAACTGTTGCCCTGAAAACTGTCGGACTCCTTGTGCTCATGAATCAGGCCGGTTTGCTGATCCCTGCCGAGGCATCCAGTTCTCTGCCTGTCTTTGACCGGATCTTTGTGGATATCGGTGACGAACAGTCCATAGAAGGGGATCTTTCCACCTTCAGTTCCCATATTCTCCGCATACGAACCATTCTTGAACACGCAACACATGAAAGCCTTGTCCTGATTGATGAACTGGGCACGGGAACGGATCCCGATGAAGGGGCGGCCCTGGCAGAGGGGATTCTGAGGGAACTCATGCTCCGGGGCACCACGACCTTTGCCACAACTCACCACGGTGCCCTTAAAACACTGGCCTTTGAGATTGATGAACTGGAAAATGGTAGTATGATGTTTGATGACAAGACGTTGTCTCCCACCTATGAATTCCGACTGGGGATTCCCGGAAGCAGTTATGCTATTGAAATTGCCCGGCGCTATCATCTGGATCCTCGGGTCATTGAGACTGCCGTTATGCGGGTGGGGAAAAGCCGGGAAAAGCTGGAACGTCTTATTCAGGATCTTCAACGAAAAATCTTCCGCTATGATACACTGCTGAAGGATATCCGAAAGCGGGAAGAACATCTGAAAAAGGATACGGAACACATTCAGGAAAAACTGAAAACCATCGATACCAAATATAAAAAAGCCGAGCGGGAAGCCTTGAAACGGGCAGAGTTGATTATTGCCGATTTACAGAAAGAACTGGAGGGGGCTATCCGGGAAATCCGCGAATCAGGAGCGGAAACAGCATCCATTCACAAGGCAAGACAAACATTTACCCAGATTAAATCCCGGGTTCAGATCCGGCAGGAAAAGACTGCAGATCCCGGCAAAACAGTCCTGAAAATGAAAGATTTGAATGTGGGGGATGAGGTGTGGATTCGCTCTCTGGGACAAAATGGCCGGGTTGTGGAAATCAATAACCAGAAACACCGTGTCTGGGTGGATGTGGATGGTTCACGGATGCGCCTGGACCTTTCATGGCTTGATAAAGCCCGAAAAAAACCCCAGCGGGTGGAAACCCATGTGGAAAGAAGCTCCGACACTATATCACACCGCATTGATTTGCGGGGATTCCGGACAGAAGAAGCACTGAGCAGTCTGGACCGGTTTATCGACAGGGCGGTGGTCGGCCGGCTTTCCCGTGTGGAAATTCTTCATGGAACAGGTTACGGTATCCTGAAAAAATTTATTGAGGAATTTCTGACCAAGGACCGGCGGGTTCTCTCTTTTGAAGAAGCTCCCTGGGACCAGGGGGGTGCCGGCGTGACTTTTGTAAAATTGAATGTTTGA